The window TCACAGGTGGCTGCCGTAATAAAAGATCGACATAAAATCttattaattattgatgatcatcttgTTGATTGGTCCAAATATTTTCGTGGAAGACGTTTGATTGGTGATTGGGACATTAAAGTTGAACAGGCTGAATTTAAAGATATAAATCTATCATCCGATTCCGAACTTGGTGCCCTGGTCACCATTTATACTGTTGATCGCAATGGTTTTCGAATCGCACGAACATTTCGACCAGATTTCGTATTGATTCGTCAACATATTCAACAAGATGGTAATCAAAATTATAGTGACATTATTGTCGGTTTGAAATATGGCCTAATACcatcaattaattcattgCAAAGTTTCTATAATTTTCAAGATAAAGCTTGGGTGGTAAgtgttcaatcaatcaattgaaaagttttgtctaatgatttatttgttgttttccaaTTTAAAAAGTTTGCCAATCTATTAGCCATACAACGAAAACAAGGAAAAGAATCATTTCCATTGATTGAACAAACGTTCTTTCAAAAATATAAAGATTCAGTTAGTtttatgaaatttcattcatttcttcttccaattataattgtttttgtccTGTTTGATCATGGGTCAATAGAGTGGTGTACCAAAATTACCATGTGTCGTTAAAATTGGATCATCAAGTTCTGGCTTAGGAAAAGTTAAAGTAGAAAATATTAACCAATATCAAGATATACGAAGCGTTTTAATGATCACCAATAAATATTGTACTATTGAGCCATTCATCGATGCTAAATGCGATTTTAATCTGCAGAAAATTGGAACAAATTATAAGGCATTCACGTaagaatcatttttattccaattcgttttcgttgtaatttaatatttttttttgttcggatgatgattagacGAAAATCAGTATCTGGAAATTGGAAAGCAAATATTGGATCCGCTTTATTGGAACCGATACCATTTAATGATCGTTATCGAAAAtggattgatgatgtttccgACTTATTCGGCGGGCTAGATATCTGTTCATTAGAAGGTGTTATTGGTAAAGATGGCCgggaatttattttcaaagtACGTGGATCAGATATGGCATTGTTGGGCGATACCCAGGAAGAGGATCGTAAAAATATCGTGGAATTAATCATACAGCGGATGAATGCTATTTGCAAAAATATTCTAATGTAAATTATTCTCattgattggttgattgtaaaattaatgaatttttttccattcaaacaCATAGCAAACAACAATCCCGAGCTAGCATCTCGGCTAATGAACCAGAATCgattgaacaacaatcaaaacgaTCATCGATtacatcaatgaatcaaccAACGTCAGCAGCTGTTCCGCCGCCAATTATGAATCGTAGAAGCTCAAAAGATTCCTCTTTTCCTCCATCTTCGGGTAATCGACCATTACCGCCTAAACCTCCACCACCAACATCGTCATCAGTTGCAGCAAATCCACCATttaaaccaccaccaccgccaccatcatcatcatccacgcACTCCTCAAATACAGTTCCTTCTTCTGTTgctacaacaacatcaacaacaaagacaatcaatgaaaatccGACCAATCCATTTGCAAGTTCATTCAATCCAAACgccatcaataatgatgaaaatgaacagaTGACAAAACAGCCACCGCCATTAAATAAGCGTGATTCGCAGACAACAATCGGTGAAATTAAAGAAGAAGTGGATGATACAATGAGAAATTTACGTAAAACATTTGCCGGAATTTTCGGTGATATGTGAACCATGCGATGAAGATTACAATTAGGATAGATTTGTGtgcaaattgttgttgtttcgttcatcgtttctttttttttaatttgaattttttttagatcaAAAGACGTTATATTAGATGGTAATTAATTAAGGGAAAAAATTATAGTGAGATTTttgttgcaattttttttttatttcaagtccatttgtgtgtgttacGTGTGTGATTTCAATTAATAAAAGTAATtgatttgtgtgttttttgtcaattaatcaatcaatctaatTTAGTCCAATCAATAGGTTTAATGCCATGCTTGATTAGATAATCATTGGCCTGTTTAAAATGTCCACAACCAAAAAATCCACGCATTACTGATAATGGGCTTGGATGTACAGATTTCAGTACTAAATGTTTCTTCGAATCGATTACAGCACCTTTTTTCTGTGCATAATTACCCCAAAGCATAAAAACAcgatttgaataattttgattcagaTATTTGATTATCGAATCGGTAAATTGTTCCCAGCCATGatttgaatgtgaatttgCTTGATTTGCACGTACAGTAAGTGATGCATTCAACAGCAGTACACCTTGACTTGACCATTGTTTTAGATCACCATGCGCGGGTATTATGAATTCGggatattcatttttgatttctttgaaaatattaattaagctaagaaaaaagagaggattattttatgaaaatttaatcatcaccatcataccTCGGTGGTTTAGCAACATCTCTTTCAACACTGAATGCCAGACCATTAGCTTGTTTAGGGCCATGATATGGATCCTGGCCCAAAATGATCACTTTaacattatcaatatcaCAATGAAATGACCAGCTGAATACTTGATTTTCTGGTGGATAAATAGTGTGAGAATTCCGTTCATtcgtaatgaatttttccaaatttttaaaatatgaTTTATGAAATTCTTGTTCGAAACTCTGATACCATTTCGCGGATATGTATCCACTGGCAACACGACGACTGTTGTTATTGCTTTGCACGATCTTTAAATTATCATGTTGTGGTCGCAAAACAAGTTTGTCACCTCCAACATCGGTGCATGGCTTTTTGTtaagaaaaaggaaaattttttcaaaaacaaaatcaaagaaaaaacttttttgtcATACCTTTTTACAATTCGATTCATCGTCGTCGATAACTTTACGTTTGAAAAAGTTTGTTATCGTTTTTTGagtttttgacatttttgtgtttgtgtgaataTTCGATGAGAAATGATTCAATCTAACAAATGtgctcatttcatttcatagaGCTTTTGGCGCGTTAAAACATTTCGTTTCATAAACGATACAGctgattttgatcatttcataTGTTGATGGTACCTACTGAAAAACACAAAtcaatgtggaaaaaaagcgCGATCTTCAccgattgtttgattttgtgtACCAtggtaaacaacaaaatgtgtgatcaaaatcaacgaaATTATGATTTCCCATACAAACCATACGATATACAGattaaattaatgaataaattatacgaatcatttgaaaatggtctgatttcaatcattgaaagT of the Dermatophagoides farinae isolate YC_2012a chromosome 1, ASM2471394v1, whole genome shotgun sequence genome contains:
- the Syn gene encoding synapsin gives rise to the protein MILNFKSSNITSAPVSPHSTATNVTNVPSARGVSGLLSRATSLTGSNIVTNTVQQIARAATSQVAAVIKDRHKILLIIDDHLVDWSKYFRGRRLIGDWDIKVEQAEFKDINLSSDSELGALVTIYTVDRNGFRIARTFRPDFVLIRQHIQQDGNQNYSDIIVGLKYGLIPSINSLQSFYNFQDKAWVFANLLAIQRKQGKESFPLIEQTFFQKYKDSSGVPKLPCVVKIGSSSSGLGKVKVENINQYQDIRSVLMITNKYCTIEPFIDAKCDFNLQKIGTNYKAFTRKSVSGNWKANIGSALLEPIPFNDRYRKWIDDVSDLFGGLDICSLEGVIGKDGREFIFKVRGSDMALLGDTQEEDRKNIVELIIQRMNAICKNILIKQQSRASISANEPESIEQQSKRSSITSMNQPTSAAVPPPIMNRRSSKDSSFPPSSGNRPLPPKPPPPTSSSVAANPPFKPPPPPPSSSSTHSSNTVPSSVATTTSTTKTINENPTNPFASSFNPNAINNDENEQMTKQPPPLNKRDSQTTIGEIKEEVDDTMRNLRKTFAGIFGDM
- the LOC124492701 gene encoding uracil-DNA glycosylase-like encodes the protein MSTFVRLNHFSSNIHTNTKMSKTQKTITNFFKRKVIDDDESNCKKPCTDVGGDKLVLRPQHDNLKIVQSNNNSRRVASGYISAKWYQSFEQEFHKSYFKNLEKFITNERNSHTIYPPENQVFSWSFHCDIDNVKVIILGQDPYHGPKQANGLAFSVERDVAKPPSLINIFKEIKNEYPEFIIPAHGDLKQWSSQGVLLLNASLTVRANQANSHSNHGWEQFTDSIIKYLNQNYSNRVFMLWGNYAQKKGAVIDSKKHLVLKSVHPSPLSVMRGFFGCGHFKQANDYLIKHGIKPIDWTKLD